From Polyodon spathula isolate WHYD16114869_AA chromosome 24, ASM1765450v1, whole genome shotgun sequence, one genomic window encodes:
- the LOC121298624 gene encoding probable ribosome biogenesis protein RLP24, with the protein MRIEKCYFCSGPVYPGHGMMFVRNDCKVFRFCKSKCHKNFKKKRNPRKVRWTKAFRKSSGKELTVDNSFEFEKRRNEPFKYQRELWNKTVESIKRVEEIKRKRQARFIMNRLKKGKQLEKEEAISEVKKNIHLIRAPHAGKAKMMEDKMVQKLQEDVEMGEDQ; encoded by the exons ATGCGtattgaaaaatgttatttttgctcTGGGCCGGTCTACCCAGGGCATGGGATGATGTTTGTTCGAAATGACTGCAAG GTATTCAGGTTTTGCAAATCAAAATGCCACAAGAACTTCAAGAAGAAGCGCAACCCAAGGAAGGTCAGATGGACCAAGGCTTTCCGCAAATCTTCAGGCAAAGAATTGACCGTA GACAATTCTTTTGAGTTTGAGAAGCGCAGAAACGAGCCCTTCAAGTACCAGAGGGAGTTGTGGAACAAGACAG TGGAGTCTATTAAGAGAGTTGAAGAAATCAAACGGAAACGTCAAGCAAGGTTCATCATGAACAG GCTAAAGAAGGGCAAGCAGCTGGAGAAGGAGGAAGCCATCAGCGAGGTCAAAAAGAATATCCACCTTATCCGGGCTCCTCATGCAG GCAAAGCAAAGATGATGGAAGACAAGATGGTGCAAAAATTACAAGAAGATGTGGAAATGGGAGAAGATCAGTAA
- the LOC121299228 gene encoding ras-related protein Rab-27A-like — protein sequence MSDGDYDYLIKFLALGDSGVGKTSFLYQYTDGKFNSKFITTVGIDFREKRVMYKSGPEGNSVRGQRIHIQLWDTAGQERFRSLTTAFFRDSMGFLLLFDLTNEQSFLNVRSWMSQLQTHAYCENPDIVLCGNKCDLDDQRAVKEEEARELADKYGIPYFETSAANGHNVSKAVDALLDLIMKRMERCVDKSWIPDGVVRSNGHGSTERLSDSKDKDQGKCNC from the exons ATGTCTGATGGGGACTATGATTACCTCATCAAATTCTTAGCTCTGGGAGACTCGGGCGTGGGAAAGACCAGCTTCTTATACCAGTACACAGATGGAAAGTTCAACTCCAAGTTTATCACAACGGTGGGCATAGACTTCAGAGAAAAAAGGGTG ATGTATAAATCTGGCCCAGAGGGGAATTCTGTCAGAGGGCAAAGAATACACATTCAGCTTTGGGACACGGCGGGACAGGAAAG GTTTCGAAGCTTAACAACAGCTTTCTTCAGGGATTCTATGGGCTTTCTTTTGCTATTTGATCTCACAAATGAGCAAAGTTTCCTTAACGTTAGAAGCTGGATGA GTCAGTTACAGACGCATGCATATTGTGAAAACCCAGACATTGTTTTATGTGGCAACAAATGTGATCTGGACGACCAGAGAGCGGTGAAGGAAGAGGAAGCCAGGGAGCTTGCTGATAAATATGG gattccTTACTTTGAAACGAGTGCAGCCAACGGGCACAATGTGAGCAAAGCAGTGGACGCTCTCCTGGATCTCATCATGAAGCGGATGGAGCGGTGCGTGGACAAGTCGTGGATCCCCGATGGGGTAGTGCGCTCCAACGGCCATGGGTCTACGGAGCGGCTCAGTGACAGCAAGGACAAAGACCAGGGCAAGTGCAACTGTTAA
- the LOC121299230 gene encoding protein PIGBOS1, whose translation MIFGRLSFSQIALVTLIGVAGGVYVYKPIYEQYNKEQRLLKEKTEQGELGEQKGNLNSKPDCGCHH comes from the coding sequence ATGATATTCGGAAGACTATCCTTTTCTCAAATTGCACTGGTGACTCTCATCGGAGTTGCTGGGGGAGTATATGTGTACAAACCAATCTATGAGCAGTATAACAAAGAACAGAGGTTACTAAAAGAAAAGACAGAACAAGGAGAGCTGGGAGAGCAGAAGGGAAACCTGAACAGCAAACCAGACTGTGGGTGCCATCATTaa